From a region of the Microcoleus sp. AS-A8 genome:
- a CDS encoding MFS transporter: MNHLLDNVPRKAHSKTLTLTTKLSYGLGELPGELPNNILVFYLLFFLTTVAGLNPTLARNVLLVGKLWDAIKNPIIDWLSDRTRFWLW; the protein is encoded by the coding sequence ATGAATCATTTACTCGATAATGTCCCCCGAAAGGCTCACAGCAAAACGCTGACGTTAACCACCAAACTGTCCTATGGCTTGGGAGAACTCCCAGGGGAGCTGCCTAACAACATATTGGTGTTTTACCTGCTATTCTTCCTCACCACTGTAGCTGGGTTAAATCCTACCTTAGCGAGAAACGTCTTACTCGTTGGCAAACTTTGGGATGCGATTAAGAACCCGATCATTGATTGGCTCAGCGATCGCACCAGGTTCTGGCTCTGGTGA
- the hetZ gene encoding heterocyst differentiation protein HetZ — protein sequence MREVCQGVEAIFQLLYNEFRQSVRASDQNCRDVAARLADEVSRICNESSRIQTSGDVESWAHTLATHRLKQVLSYYKLGSQRGRIELQSTLSAIVYRYITPPQAPASYQARLTLIEDFLQGFYVEALNAFRRENLIDATYRPRSLLELAEYMAFTERYGKRRIPLPGRRSQQLIILRAQTFSQQQPPETSVDMDTAAEGATPESDTNWNDAAIQQVREMMVASEPEPLEANLRDTVIEELLAYLEERQQHDCAEYFVLRLQDLPTSEIEEFLGLTPRQRDYLQQRFKYHLIRFALSHRWELVHQWLEADLERNLGLTPWEWQRFQTKMNATQKELLDLKQQSRSTNEIAQALGCTVTQVEKRWFKLLELAWDIRNSSVSGSGASQDE from the coding sequence ATGAGGGAAGTCTGCCAGGGCGTGGAGGCAATTTTTCAGCTGCTGTATAACGAATTCCGGCAGTCTGTTCGTGCTTCCGATCAGAATTGCCGCGACGTGGCAGCACGTTTAGCCGATGAAGTCAGTCGAATCTGTAACGAAAGCAGTCGAATACAGACTTCAGGAGATGTTGAGAGTTGGGCGCATACCCTGGCAACCCATCGCCTCAAGCAAGTTTTAAGCTACTACAAACTGGGGTCACAAAGGGGACGAATTGAGCTTCAGAGTACTCTGAGTGCGATCGTCTACCGCTACATTACACCCCCACAGGCACCAGCCAGCTACCAAGCGCGGCTGACCTTAATCGAAGATTTCTTACAAGGATTCTACGTGGAAGCCTTGAATGCCTTTCGGCGGGAGAACTTAATTGATGCCACTTATCGTCCGCGAAGTCTTTTGGAGTTGGCGGAATATATGGCCTTTACCGAGCGTTATGGGAAGCGGCGTATTCCCTTACCCGGTCGTCGATCTCAGCAATTAATCATTCTGCGAGCGCAAACTTTTTCCCAACAGCAACCGCCAGAAACCTCGGTTGATATGGATACCGCCGCTGAAGGTGCAACGCCAGAGTCCGACACGAACTGGAATGATGCAGCGATCCAGCAAGTACGGGAGATGATGGTCGCCTCCGAACCCGAACCCCTAGAAGCGAACCTGCGGGATACGGTGATTGAGGAATTACTCGCCTATTTAGAAGAACGTCAGCAACATGATTGTGCCGAATACTTTGTCTTACGCCTGCAAGACCTCCCCACGAGCGAAATAGAGGAGTTTTTAGGCTTAACCCCTCGACAGAGGGATTATTTGCAGCAACGCTTTAAGTATCATTTAATCCGGTTTGCCCTATCTCACCGATGGGAACTGGTCCATCAGTGGCTTGAAGCGGATCTAGAGCGGAATTTGGGACTGACGCCGTGGGAGTGGCAACGGTTTCAGACCAAGATGAACGCCACTCAGAAAGAATTACTCGATCTCAAGCAGCAAAGTCGCTCAACGAATGAAATTGCCCAAGCCTTAGGTTGTACGGTTACCCAGGTGGAAAAGCGTTGGTTTAAATTACTCGAACTTGCCTGGGATATTCGCAATAGTTCAGTATCCGGATCTGGTGCATCTCAAGATGAATAG
- a CDS encoding DUF1830 domain-containing protein: MIHTITSSGKSLNINSSNRILCSYTNVTRNLEIIRIKNIPDLYLERVIFPGERLMFEAVPEAQLEIQSNQTLSVVVPCHQLSVTATGTLNQLIQS, from the coding sequence ATGATTCACACAATTACTTCCTCAGGGAAATCTCTAAATATTAATTCTTCCAATCGCATTCTCTGCTCTTATACGAATGTAACTCGTAACCTTGAAATTATTCGGATTAAAAATATTCCTGATTTGTATTTGGAGCGAGTCATTTTTCCGGGTGAGCGTCTGATGTTTGAAGCTGTGCCAGAAGCCCAACTAGAAATTCAGTCCAATCAGACCCTAAGCGTTGTTGTTCCTTGCCATCAGTTGAGTGTGACTGCAACGGGAACATTAAATCAGCTCATTCAGTCATAA
- a CDS encoding N-acetylmuramoyl-L-alanine amidase, translating into MKFRWLLVLPSFLIVFLLSSAAQARQLLQWRFDNNQNRLVFITDSGVQPKALLMTNPTRIVIDLPGIELGRPTTNQRVSGAIREVRVGQLDNNTTRIVIELAPGYTLDPKAVKFRGLSPREWTVQLPTPQRIGPSPSQPPGNTPPRNQSSQIPPLLGTPNRPISTSDAGKVATIESVELANNQTQLLIRADQPVRAISTWDAIAKAYRITIPSARLAQRVRGPQLDANSPLSRVLLRQQDLRTVVILVQAATNVQIGELNQLNDELLALQLTPSQPGTPPISSIPVPLPERDTPAPPPAINNPPVSSPRVPKGRVLVIVDPGHGGKDPGAIGLGGLREKDVILPIAQQVASLLEQQGIQAVMTRTSDYFVDLAPRATMAERANADLFVSIHANAIGPSRPDVSGLETYYYSSGQRLAQTIHSSILQNLDVKDRGIRRARFYVLRKTSMPSVLVEVGFVTGREDAAKLSNPAYRSQMAQAIARGILQYIQQNS; encoded by the coding sequence GTGAAATTTCGCTGGCTACTAGTACTTCCCAGCTTTTTAATAGTTTTTCTTCTTTCATCTGCCGCCCAAGCGCGTCAACTTCTACAGTGGCGTTTTGATAACAATCAGAACCGATTGGTGTTTATCACCGACAGTGGGGTTCAACCGAAGGCGTTACTGATGACCAATCCGACACGGATAGTCATTGACCTGCCTGGGATTGAGCTGGGACGCCCAACCACAAATCAACGGGTGAGTGGGGCGATTCGAGAAGTTCGCGTGGGACAACTGGACAACAATACAACTCGGATCGTAATTGAATTAGCGCCCGGTTACACCTTAGATCCGAAGGCCGTGAAATTCCGAGGGCTTTCGCCACGAGAGTGGACGGTGCAATTACCTACACCTCAGCGGATAGGGCCATCCCCTAGCCAACCCCCTGGAAATACACCTCCCAGGAATCAATCCTCCCAGATCCCACCGTTGCTGGGCACACCCAATCGACCGATTTCTACCTCTGATGCGGGTAAAGTAGCGACGATTGAGTCCGTTGAACTGGCTAACAACCAGACTCAGCTTTTAATTCGGGCTGACCAACCGGTCAGGGCGATTAGCACTTGGGATGCGATCGCCAAAGCTTACCGCATTACAATCCCCTCCGCTCGACTGGCTCAACGAGTCAGAGGACCGCAACTCGATGCCAATAGCCCTTTGTCGCGGGTACTGCTCCGGCAGCAAGATTTACGCACGGTTGTGATTTTGGTACAAGCGGCAACAAATGTCCAGATTGGGGAACTCAATCAGCTTAATGACGAGCTTTTGGCGCTACAACTAACGCCCTCCCAACCCGGAACGCCGCCCATCAGCTCAATTCCTGTGCCACTACCGGAAAGGGATACTCCTGCGCCACCCCCTGCTATCAATAATCCACCTGTGTCATCTCCCCGTGTACCCAAGGGGCGCGTTCTGGTCATTGTCGATCCGGGACACGGTGGCAAAGATCCGGGTGCGATCGGCCTTGGTGGATTGCGAGAGAAAGATGTTATCCTGCCGATTGCCCAGCAGGTAGCCTCACTCTTGGAACAACAAGGTATCCAAGCCGTGATGACGCGAACATCGGATTACTTTGTAGACCTGGCACCACGAGCCACTATGGCTGAACGGGCAAATGCCGACTTATTTGTCAGCATCCATGCTAATGCCATCGGTCCTAGCCGCCCCGATGTGAGTGGCTTAGAGACGTATTACTACTCAAGTGGTCAGCGCCTTGCCCAAACCATCCACAGCAGCATTTTGCAGAATCTGGATGTTAAAGACCGGGGTATCCGACGAGCGCGGTTTTACGTCCTGAGAAAGACTTCTATGCCATCGGTCTTAGTAGAAGTTGGTTTTGTCACGGGAAGAGAAGATGCCGCCAAACTGTCTAACCCAGCTTACCGCAGCCAGATGGCACAAGCGATCGCTCGTGGTATTCTCCAGTACATTCAGCAAAATAGTTAA
- the sds gene encoding solanesyl diphosphate synthase, whose protein sequence is MTSVTSLFAPVEADLCLLTENLKNLVGARHPILYAAAEHLFGAQGKRVRPAIVFLISRATMLDSDITSRHRRLAEITEMIHTASLVHDDVVDEAEVRRNVPTVHSLFNNRVAVLAGDFLFGQAAWYLANLGNLEVVKLLSEVIKDMAEGEIQQGLTRFDTTLTMEAYLEKTYRKTASLLANSAKAAGLLSGVSAEVAEDLYSYGNHFGLAFQIIDDILDFTGSTEALGKPAGSDLISGNLTAPVLYALEEKPYLEVLIEREFAQPDDIPQALALVKESQGIERSRALAAHHAQIAVQSLAVLKPSTSAQTLIDLADYVLSRLY, encoded by the coding sequence ATGACCTCAGTAACCTCCCTTTTCGCCCCTGTAGAAGCAGACCTGTGTCTGCTGACCGAGAACTTAAAGAACCTGGTAGGTGCCCGTCACCCCATACTCTATGCCGCAGCCGAACACTTATTCGGGGCACAGGGAAAGCGAGTTAGACCGGCAATCGTGTTTTTAATTTCGCGAGCCACCATGCTCGACTCCGACATTACCTCGCGACATCGTCGTCTGGCCGAAATTACAGAAATGATTCACACGGCGAGTCTGGTTCATGACGATGTCGTCGATGAGGCCGAGGTACGTCGCAACGTTCCCACAGTCCATAGTTTGTTCAACAACCGTGTGGCGGTACTCGCTGGGGATTTCTTGTTCGGTCAAGCCGCTTGGTACCTGGCTAACCTCGGCAATTTAGAAGTCGTCAAGCTGTTGTCAGAAGTGATTAAAGACATGGCAGAAGGCGAAATTCAACAAGGGCTGACTCGATTTGATACCACCCTGACGATGGAAGCCTACCTGGAGAAAACTTATCGTAAAACAGCTTCACTTCTGGCGAATAGTGCCAAAGCCGCGGGGCTACTGAGTGGTGTCTCGGCGGAGGTGGCAGAAGACTTGTACTCCTATGGGAATCATTTTGGGTTAGCCTTCCAAATTATCGATGATATCTTGGACTTTACCGGTTCGACGGAAGCCTTAGGTAAACCAGCCGGCTCGGATTTAATTAGTGGCAATCTTACCGCCCCAGTTTTATATGCCTTGGAAGAAAAACCCTATCTAGAGGTACTCATTGAGCGAGAATTTGCCCAACCTGATGATATTCCTCAAGCCCTCGCTTTGGTTAAAGAGAGTCAAGGAATCGAACGTTCCCGCGCCTTAGCTGCACACCACGCTCAGATAGCCGTACAAAGCTTGGCTGTTCTCAAGCCCTCAACATCGGCTCAAACGTTGATAGACTTAGCGGATTATGTCCTGAGTCGTTTGTACTAA
- a CDS encoding DUF3488 and DUF4129 domain-containing transglutaminase family protein, translating into MSNFSGMRQGRRLPLFGQLWRRLQAMPTPETENSIGLRVLVQALVIVGIIATDLAAETQLSLWAVPLSAVGATWSWYRRRERNITVKFILAIGMLLAMGAFFARLLGQLNDTRLVLAELLIQLQILHSFDLPRRKDLGYSMVIGLILLGVAGTLSQTLAFAPLLCIFLAIALPTLVLDYQSRLGLLRTPKRRTASPIQPNSSPLSLRRLGVFLVAIVGLGLAIFALMPRFPGYQLQTFPVSAPGNFADQNFDENQQGGIINPGYVREGSQGNRAGESGQGGSGDSGEMDDTFYYGFNSKMNQNLRGTLKPKVVLRVRSQAPGFWRVLAFDRYTGQGWEISRDEKVVRVNRPEWSYRFFLPIPLTAERTEQVVQSYTVVSDLPNLIPALAYPQQLYFPSREIEVDPEGSLRAPASLTEGLTYTVISEIPYRDRSRLQRATGNYPKSVEKYYLGVPPKIADKVRQQTEALLATSPKPITSAYEKALYLAQSLKQRYSLPTDPFNLPTFEENEDLVEAFLFKYKGGYPDHFSTVLTIMLRSIGIPARLVVGFGTGEFNPFTGFYIVKNTDAYAMTEVYFPQHGWFAFDPIPGHELIPQSVEETETFGVLRQFWQWIAGWLPTPVKSYLGEIGNWLIGGIGRIIAWVWGIVSNGWVGFFIGLILAIALAFLGWLGWTQWRTWRYRRWLAGLPPMENLYQQMLRLLSTNGYTKHPAQTPLEYARGSHQHHAPPSAEVIDEISQAYVSWRYGNQTPNIKHLRQRLRDLIKSTQQLKIMNRAK; encoded by the coding sequence ATGTCTAATTTCTCTGGAATGCGGCAAGGCCGTCGTCTACCCCTTTTCGGTCAGTTGTGGCGGCGTCTTCAAGCCATGCCGACTCCTGAGACAGAAAACTCAATTGGACTGCGGGTGCTGGTGCAGGCGCTGGTGATCGTTGGGATTATTGCCACTGATCTGGCAGCGGAAACTCAGCTAAGCTTGTGGGCTGTACCGCTGAGTGCGGTTGGAGCGACTTGGAGTTGGTACCGCCGCCGAGAGCGCAACATCACCGTCAAGTTCATCCTGGCGATTGGGATGTTGTTGGCCATGGGGGCGTTTTTTGCTCGGTTGTTAGGTCAGCTCAATGATACTCGCTTGGTGCTGGCAGAGTTATTAATTCAGTTACAAATCCTGCATAGTTTTGACCTGCCTCGCCGCAAAGACTTAGGGTATTCGATGGTGATTGGGCTGATTCTGTTAGGCGTAGCGGGTACCCTGAGTCAAACGTTAGCCTTTGCTCCGCTATTGTGCATATTTTTAGCGATCGCACTTCCCACCCTCGTCCTTGATTATCAGTCGCGCTTGGGGCTATTGCGAACCCCAAAACGCCGAACGGCCTCACCCATTCAGCCTAATTCTTCACCCCTCTCACTTCGACGTCTGGGTGTATTTCTCGTGGCAATCGTGGGTTTGGGACTGGCGATTTTTGCCCTAATGCCGCGCTTTCCAGGCTATCAACTCCAAACATTTCCCGTGAGTGCGCCGGGAAATTTTGCTGACCAAAATTTTGACGAGAATCAACAAGGTGGCATTATCAATCCGGGCTATGTGCGCGAAGGTAGCCAAGGTAATCGTGCTGGCGAGAGTGGGCAAGGGGGAAGCGGCGACTCTGGGGAGATGGATGATACGTTTTACTATGGCTTTAACAGCAAAATGAATCAAAACCTCCGGGGTACACTCAAGCCTAAGGTCGTATTACGGGTACGTTCTCAGGCACCGGGGTTTTGGCGGGTGCTCGCCTTTGACCGTTATACAGGTCAGGGATGGGAAATCTCTCGTGACGAAAAAGTGGTTAGGGTCAATCGACCGGAGTGGTCGTATCGATTTTTCCTCCCGATCCCCTTGACCGCTGAGCGAACCGAACAGGTGGTTCAAAGTTACACCGTAGTCTCAGACTTGCCGAATCTCATCCCCGCTCTGGCTTATCCTCAGCAACTTTACTTCCCATCGCGGGAAATCGAGGTAGACCCGGAAGGGAGTTTGAGAGCGCCTGCTAGTTTAACAGAGGGACTCACCTACACGGTGATTTCGGAAATACCGTATCGCGATCGCTCTCGGCTGCAACGGGCAACAGGTAATTATCCCAAGTCTGTTGAAAAATACTATCTGGGCGTTCCCCCCAAAATTGCGGATAAAGTCCGACAACAAACAGAAGCTCTGTTAGCCACCTCACCCAAGCCCATCACTTCCGCTTATGAGAAAGCCCTGTATTTAGCTCAATCCCTTAAACAGCGCTACTCACTCCCCACAGACCCCTTTAATCTACCCACGTTTGAGGAAAATGAAGACTTGGTGGAAGCCTTCCTATTCAAGTACAAAGGCGGGTACCCAGACCACTTTTCCACCGTACTAACCATCATGCTGCGCTCCATTGGCATCCCAGCGCGACTTGTCGTTGGGTTTGGCACAGGTGAGTTCAATCCCTTCACGGGTTTTTATATTGTTAAAAACACCGACGCCTATGCGATGACCGAGGTGTATTTTCCACAACATGGCTGGTTTGCCTTTGACCCGATTCCCGGTCACGAACTGATTCCCCAGAGTGTGGAGGAGACTGAAACGTTTGGCGTCTTACGCCAGTTTTGGCAATGGATAGCGGGTTGGTTGCCCACCCCAGTGAAGAGTTATTTGGGCGAGATTGGGAATTGGCTTATTGGTGGGATAGGCCGAATTATTGCTTGGGTGTGGGGGATTGTCTCTAACGGTTGGGTTGGCTTTTTCATCGGTTTGATTTTAGCGATCGCCCTTGCTTTTTTGGGTTGGTTGGGTTGGACCCAATGGCGAACTTGGCGCTATCGTCGATGGCTAGCTGGTTTGCCTCCGATGGAAAATCTCTATCAGCAAATGCTGAGGCTTTTAAGTACTAACGGCTACACCAAGCACCCGGCACAGACACCCTTAGAATATGCCAGAGGCTCGCATCAACACCATGCTCCCCCCTCTGCCGAGGTGATTGATGAAATTTCCCAAGCTTATGTTAGCTGGCGTTATGGTAACCAGACACCGAATATCAAACACCTGCGACAGCGACTGCGTGATTTGATCAAGAGTACTCAACAACTGAAGATAATGAATAGGGCGAAATAA
- a CDS encoding cation:proton antiporter encodes MAEATPKESANESLILAGVLLSLVVIYFASKLGGEICARLNLPPVLGELVGGVVVGVSALHLLVFPEGSADVSNSLLVSFLQTTAGLSPEAAVSVFQAQSEVISILSELGVVILLFEIGLESDLKELIRVGPQAAVVAVIGVVVPFAAGTAGLIYLFNIPPIPAIFAGAALTATSIGITAKVLAEIGRLSSSEGQIIIGAAVLDDVLGIIVLAVVASLAKTGEIEIGNVIYLIISAAVFLVGSILLGRFLSPYFVALVNEMKTRGQLLLTALIFAFILSYIGAVIHLEAILGAFAAGLVLAETDKRRELEEQVIPVADMLVPIFFVVVGAKTDLGVLNPTVPANREGLILAVFLIGVAILGKVVTGLFVFGQPGINRLAIGVGMIPRGEVGLVFLGVGSASGVLSPAMEAAIIMMVILTTFVAPPFLRLVFQESELETTPSEIPALDAASIESVAVEPAVNRQQESFEDIEAIEERKKGS; translated from the coding sequence ATGGCAGAGGCAACTCCCAAGGAATCAGCAAACGAATCACTGATTCTCGCAGGAGTACTACTGAGTTTGGTCGTGATCTACTTCGCCAGCAAACTGGGCGGTGAGATTTGCGCTCGACTGAACTTACCACCCGTATTAGGGGAACTCGTAGGCGGTGTAGTCGTAGGAGTCTCTGCTCTTCATCTGTTGGTGTTCCCAGAAGGCAGTGCAGATGTAAGCAATTCTTTGCTGGTAAGCTTTCTCCAAACGACAGCGGGTTTGAGTCCAGAAGCCGCCGTTTCAGTGTTTCAAGCCCAGAGCGAGGTGATCTCGATCTTGTCAGAATTAGGCGTCGTGATTCTATTGTTTGAAATTGGACTGGAGTCGGATCTAAAAGAACTCATCCGCGTTGGTCCTCAAGCGGCTGTTGTCGCCGTTATTGGGGTCGTAGTTCCCTTTGCTGCTGGTACGGCTGGATTAATTTATTTATTTAATATTCCCCCTATCCCGGCGATTTTTGCGGGTGCGGCTTTGACCGCCACCAGTATTGGAATTACGGCAAAAGTTCTAGCAGAAATTGGTCGTCTTAGTTCTTCAGAAGGTCAAATTATCATTGGTGCAGCCGTTCTGGATGACGTCCTTGGAATTATCGTTTTGGCAGTTGTTGCGAGTCTGGCGAAGACGGGTGAAATCGAGATCGGCAACGTCATCTATCTGATTATTAGTGCGGCTGTTTTCCTGGTTGGGTCTATTTTGTTAGGTCGTTTCTTAAGTCCCTATTTCGTTGCCTTAGTCAATGAAATGAAAACTCGCGGTCAGCTATTGCTGACAGCACTAATTTTTGCCTTTATTTTGTCCTACATTGGCGCTGTCATTCACTTAGAAGCGATTTTGGGAGCCTTTGCGGCGGGACTGGTTCTAGCAGAAACCGATAAGCGCCGGGAATTAGAAGAACAGGTGATTCCCGTTGCCGATATGCTTGTCCCGATTTTCTTTGTCGTCGTCGGGGCAAAAACGGATCTGGGTGTTCTTAATCCAACCGTTCCTGCTAATCGAGAAGGCTTGATTTTGGCGGTTTTCCTGATTGGAGTCGCGATTCTGGGTAAGGTAGTTACTGGTCTGTTTGTATTCGGTCAACCTGGAATCAACCGCTTAGCCATCGGTGTTGGGATGATTCCTCGAGGCGAAGTGGGACTCGTTTTTTTGGGTGTAGGCTCGGCTAGTGGTGTCCTATCACCAGCTATGGAGGCTGCGATTATCATGATGGTCATTTTAACAACCTTTGTCGCCCCTCCCTTCCTGCGATTAGTTTTTCAGGAATCCGAGTTGGAGACTACACCTTCAGAAATACCGGCCTTAGACGCTGCAAGTATAGAATCGGTGGCTGTAGAACCAGCAGTCAACCGACAGCAGGAGTCATTTGAGGACATTGAAGCGATTGAGGAGCGAAAGAAAGGTTCGTGA
- the murI gene encoding glutamate racemase: MGVFDSGVGGLTVLRELYRQLPNESILYFADTARLPYGTRSRHEIVQFGFEILSWMVQQDVKMVVLACNTSDALALETLRREFNLPILGLILPGARAAVQQGRRIGVIATPATASSNAYRRAISEIEATAQVWQVGCPEFVPLVEQNRVHDPYTAEVARQYLDPLLQQRIDTLIYGCTHYPLLAPVLRTILPPTVQLVDPAVHVVAAAAQELDILGLRNNRAPLPTSFCVSGCPQQFAQLSVQWLGCTPVAEKVCLPAVSSPVAPLESVE; this comes from the coding sequence ATCGGTGTTTTCGACAGCGGTGTTGGTGGTCTCACCGTTTTGAGAGAACTCTATCGACAACTCCCAAACGAATCGATACTTTACTTTGCTGACACAGCGCGCCTACCCTACGGCACAAGGTCGCGTCATGAAATTGTGCAGTTCGGTTTTGAGATCTTGAGCTGGATGGTGCAACAGGACGTCAAAATGGTTGTCCTGGCCTGTAATACAAGTGATGCTCTAGCGTTGGAAACCTTACGACGTGAGTTTAACCTGCCAATTTTGGGGCTAATTTTACCAGGTGCTCGTGCGGCGGTTCAGCAAGGTCGGCGCATTGGGGTGATTGCCACCCCAGCAACGGCTTCTAGCAATGCTTATCGGCGTGCCATATCTGAGATTGAAGCGACAGCACAAGTCTGGCAAGTTGGCTGTCCAGAGTTTGTGCCGTTAGTTGAGCAAAACCGTGTCCATGATCCCTACACGGCTGAGGTGGCGCGGCAGTACCTAGACCCTTTACTACAGCAGCGAATCGATACCCTGATTTATGGCTGTACTCATTATCCGCTTCTGGCTCCCGTCCTGCGGACAATCCTACCTCCAACCGTCCAACTCGTTGACCCGGCTGTACATGTCGTGGCGGCGGCGGCACAAGAACTGGACATCCTCGGACTGAGGAATAATCGCGCACCGCTACCAACTAGCTTTTGTGTGAGTGGTTGTCCTCAGCAGTTTGCCCAACTCTCTGTGCAATGGCTGGGCTGCACTCCAGTGGCTGAAAAAGTATGTCTGCCAGCCGTATCCTCCCCGGTGGCTCCGCTAGAATCAGTAGAGTGA